In the genome of Fulvivirga maritima, one region contains:
- a CDS encoding methylmalonyl-CoA mutase family protein — protein MSNRHKELFKDFEPHSKVEWINITKEQLKGEDVFSKFSWHPEPDLTMLPYYDSSDISFKKNNFDNRLFKTNQLEAPARKWDNFQLINSSTTQAANKQGIEAINQGATGLIFNLQNIEDVDFECLLEGINATKYSISFSITEHAEKHLDNYVRFIDKNKYNPSEIRGIILNNNKRLQADKLADYPLNNLHTLEIKVDAQLTYTDSIAQALLQLIEIIENIKYDSIENVFIKLFFNIPLGTKYFEEIARVQTIRRLTYQIASAYGCKHFLPEDLYLLGSSPPWITKNYEPQSNLLKTTTSAMAAIIGGCNGLLLSPSDPESALLKRIALNTSTILQEEAYLNTTNDPVAGTYYLENMIDQMSQVAWKKFQNVI, from the coding sequence ATGAGTAATCGACATAAGGAGCTATTTAAAGATTTTGAACCCCATTCTAAAGTTGAATGGATTAATATAACCAAGGAACAGCTAAAAGGTGAAGATGTTTTCTCAAAATTCTCCTGGCATCCGGAACCTGACCTTACTATGCTTCCCTACTACGATTCTTCTGATATCAGCTTCAAAAAAAACAATTTTGACAATCGCCTTTTTAAGACAAACCAACTCGAGGCTCCGGCCCGAAAATGGGACAACTTCCAACTCATAAACAGCAGTACTACCCAGGCGGCTAATAAGCAAGGCATAGAAGCTATTAATCAGGGAGCTACGGGACTAATATTTAACCTTCAAAACATTGAGGATGTTGACTTTGAGTGTCTACTTGAAGGTATAAACGCTACTAAATATAGCATATCCTTCAGCATTACTGAACACGCTGAAAAGCACCTGGATAACTATGTAAGATTTATAGACAAAAACAAATACAATCCTTCGGAAATCAGAGGAATAATTCTTAATAACAATAAAAGACTACAGGCTGATAAACTAGCTGACTATCCATTAAATAATCTGCATACCTTAGAAATAAAAGTTGATGCACAGCTTACTTATACTGACTCCATAGCACAGGCCTTACTTCAACTTATAGAGATTATTGAAAATATTAAATATGATAGCATTGAAAATGTCTTCATAAAACTGTTTTTCAATATACCGCTTGGGACAAAATATTTTGAAGAAATAGCTAGAGTTCAAACCATACGGAGGCTGACCTACCAAATAGCTTCGGCCTATGGATGCAAGCATTTTTTACCGGAAGACTTATACTTGCTAGGCTCCTCTCCTCCCTGGATTACGAAAAACTACGAACCTCAAAGCAATCTGTTAAAGACTACTACCTCCGCTATGGCTGCTATTATTGGAGGATGCAACGGCTTACTTTTATCCCCTTCAGATCCTGAAAGCGCTCTATTAAAAAGAATAGCCCTAAATACCTCCACCATTTTACAGGAAGAAGCCTACTTAAACACTACTAATGATCCTGTGGCCGGCACCTATTACCTTGAAAACATGATAGACCAGATGAGCCAGGTTGCCTGGAAAAAATTTCAGAACGTCATCTAA
- the dnaA gene encoding chromosomal replication initiator protein DnaA, which yields MHTDCETVWEDCLRVIKDNVAEQSFNTWFKPISPLKCSDDVLTIQVPSQFFYEWLEEHYVHVLKKAITSVMGPNARLEYSVIVDRGNSKSSPLSVNLPNRNTSKNTNFNGHSPKEDYVSPFQLKSVDSLYQQSQLNPNNTFDSYIEGDCNRLARSAGFAVAQKPGVTSFNPLMLYGGVGLGKTHLVQAIGNEIKNNRMNSFVLYVSSEKFTNQFIDALKNNKIQEFQNYYMQVDILIIDDVQFLAGKERTQEIFFHIFNHLHQAGKQIVMTSDCPPRDLKGLQERLLSRFKWGLTADLQQPDYETRVAIIQRKMQSDGIYIPDNVVEYLAYSVDTNIRELEGVLISLIAHASLNRVDIDLELAKQTLKNIVHDIETEVGIDYIQKTVSEYFKVDVDSLKDKIRKKEIVIARQVAMYFSKEYTNHSLKSIGYHFGGRDHSTVIHAVQSVNDMMDTNATFKSQVEELRKKLKMRSV from the coding sequence ATGCACACAGATTGTGAAACAGTATGGGAAGATTGCCTGCGGGTGATCAAAGATAATGTGGCGGAGCAGAGTTTTAACACTTGGTTCAAGCCTATATCTCCATTGAAGTGTTCCGATGATGTGCTTACAATACAGGTGCCTAGTCAGTTTTTTTATGAGTGGCTGGAAGAGCACTATGTGCATGTGTTAAAGAAGGCTATTACCTCAGTAATGGGGCCTAACGCCAGGCTGGAATATTCTGTGATAGTGGATAGGGGAAATAGCAAAAGCTCTCCTCTTTCAGTAAATCTGCCTAATAGGAATACTTCTAAAAACACTAACTTCAATGGCCATTCGCCAAAGGAAGATTATGTATCGCCTTTTCAACTAAAATCGGTAGATTCTCTATACCAGCAATCGCAATTAAATCCGAATAATACCTTTGATTCTTACATAGAAGGAGACTGCAACCGCCTGGCTCGATCAGCTGGGTTTGCGGTAGCTCAAAAGCCAGGGGTAACATCTTTTAACCCTTTAATGCTCTATGGTGGAGTAGGACTAGGGAAGACTCATTTGGTGCAAGCCATAGGTAATGAGATAAAGAATAACAGGATGAATAGCTTTGTGCTGTATGTCTCATCTGAAAAATTCACCAATCAGTTTATAGATGCTCTTAAGAATAATAAAATTCAGGAGTTTCAGAACTACTATATGCAGGTGGATATTTTGATAATAGATGATGTTCAGTTCTTAGCTGGTAAGGAAAGAACACAAGAGATATTCTTCCATATTTTCAATCATTTGCACCAGGCGGGTAAGCAAATAGTTATGACTAGTGATTGCCCTCCGAGAGACCTTAAAGGGCTTCAGGAAAGACTTCTTAGTAGGTTTAAGTGGGGCTTAACTGCTGATTTACAGCAACCTGATTATGAAACCAGGGTGGCTATCATACAGCGTAAAATGCAGTCTGATGGTATTTACATTCCTGATAATGTGGTGGAATACCTGGCTTATAGCGTAGATACTAATATTCGTGAGCTGGAAGGGGTGCTTATTTCATTAATAGCGCATGCCTCTTTAAATAGAGTGGATATTGACCTTGAGCTTGCCAAGCAAACCCTTAAGAATATCGTTCATGATATTGAAACTGAAGTAGGCATAGACTACATTCAGAAAACGGTGAGTGAGTACTTTAAGGTAGATGTAGATTCCTTAAAAGATAAAATCAGGAAAAAGGAAATAGTTATTGCCAGACAGGTAGCTATGTATTTTTCTAAAGAATACACTAATCATTCGCTGAAATCAATTGGGTATCATTTTGGAGGTCGTGACCATAGTACGGTGATTCACGCAGTACAGTCGGTTAATGATATGATGGATACCAATGCTACTTTCAAATCTCAGGTAGAAGAGCTTCGTAAAAAGCTCAAGATGCGCTCTGTTTAA
- the pdxR gene encoding MocR-like pyridoxine biosynthesis transcription factor PdxR — protein sequence MFPWKSTLAISETSSSPIYLQIANNIIRLISSGKLAKGHKIPGSRGMSDLLEINRKTVIQAYDELTAQGWLYSMPSKGTFVSENLPIISPKPLQETNTTEDTSGNPVYNNFNFIPPYSPQAINTLEINDGSPDHRLAPIDWIYKECKSFSKSKYGKLLLKYNDVKGDETLRKELARYLAETRGMNITPDHILITRGSQMGIFLIASATLKPSDYAIVGDSSYDAADWTIQYTGAKIHRITVDKEGLNTDELEAFCKKNQVKLVYITPHHHFPTTVTLSNHRRIKLLELSLKYNFTVIEDDYDYDFHYSSSPLLPLASLNHKAHVAYIGSFSKIFAPSIRVGYITAHPEFIDELSKIRRIVDRQGDPVIERVIAESIISGELNRHLKKTVKEYKGRRDHFCKLLKLHLGDYTHFTTPEGGMAIWTTFNKEIPLKQALNSAHNHGLSVNVDKQHIIKYNAMRLGFASLNYNEAETAITKLSEIIKQSAS from the coding sequence ATGTTCCCGTGGAAATCAACATTAGCAATTAGTGAAACGAGCAGCTCTCCTATTTATTTGCAAATAGCCAATAATATCATAAGGCTTATTTCTTCTGGGAAACTAGCCAAAGGACATAAAATACCCGGCAGCCGAGGAATGTCCGATCTTTTAGAAATCAACAGAAAAACGGTTATACAGGCTTATGATGAACTTACCGCGCAAGGCTGGCTGTATAGCATGCCATCTAAAGGCACTTTTGTAAGTGAGAATTTACCTATTATTAGTCCAAAACCATTACAGGAGACAAATACAACTGAAGACACCAGCGGCAATCCTGTTTATAATAACTTCAATTTCATACCACCATATTCCCCACAAGCAATAAATACGCTTGAGATTAATGATGGCTCACCAGACCATAGATTAGCACCGATCGACTGGATATATAAAGAGTGTAAGTCTTTTAGTAAATCAAAATACGGGAAGCTATTATTGAAATATAATGACGTTAAAGGTGATGAAACCTTAAGGAAAGAGCTTGCCCGCTACCTGGCTGAGACCCGAGGAATGAATATTACCCCAGACCATATTTTAATCACACGGGGCAGCCAAATGGGAATCTTTCTCATAGCTTCCGCCACCCTAAAGCCTTCGGACTATGCGATAGTAGGAGACTCCAGTTATGATGCTGCAGACTGGACCATTCAATACACCGGAGCTAAAATTCACAGGATAACAGTAGATAAAGAAGGCCTTAATACCGATGAACTAGAAGCATTTTGCAAAAAGAATCAGGTAAAACTGGTATACATTACTCCTCATCATCATTTCCCTACTACCGTCACGCTCTCTAACCACCGCAGAATCAAACTCCTTGAACTATCTTTAAAATACAATTTCACAGTTATAGAAGATGACTACGATTATGATTTCCATTACAGCAGCAGTCCTTTATTACCACTAGCCAGCTTAAACCATAAGGCTCATGTGGCGTACATTGGGTCATTTAGCAAAATATTTGCTCCATCTATCAGGGTCGGGTACATTACTGCGCACCCTGAATTTATTGATGAGCTTTCTAAAATAAGAAGAATAGTGGACCGTCAGGGTGATCCGGTAATAGAAAGAGTAATAGCAGAAAGCATTATTTCTGGTGAATTGAACAGGCATTTAAAAAAGACCGTAAAAGAGTACAAAGGACGGAGAGATCATTTCTGTAAACTACTAAAGCTGCATTTAGGTGATTACACTCACTTCACTACTCCTGAAGGAGGCATGGCCATTTGGACCACTTTTAACAAAGAAATTCCTCTGAAGCAAGCATTAAACAGCGCTCATAATCATGGCCTATCTGTAAATGTAGACAAGCAGCATATTATAAAATACAATGCAATGAGATTGGGTTTTGCTTCTCTAAACTATAACGAAGCCGAAACAGCCATAACGAAGTTATCCGAAATAATTAAACAGAGCGCATCTTGA
- a CDS encoding pyridoxamine 5'-phosphate oxidase family protein yields MEQYNITNRNKVKRVAKRASYDKEAVYKVLDDSFLCHISFVVADQPFIIPTIYGRKRNTLFIHGATTSRMIKTLHEGVEMSLAVTHLDGIVLARSAFHHSANYRSVVVFGRAVPVADEDKEEALFIISEQVMPGRWEEVRKPNAKELKATSVLAVDIEQASVKIRQGGPVDDKEDYELDVWAGLVPLTLKKSEPIGDDFSHNMKVSGSIRNYLQNGFV; encoded by the coding sequence ATGGAACAGTATAACATTACCAATCGAAACAAAGTAAAACGTGTGGCTAAAAGAGCTTCATATGATAAGGAGGCTGTTTATAAAGTGTTAGATGACAGTTTTTTATGTCATATTAGTTTTGTGGTGGCTGATCAGCCTTTTATTATTCCTACAATTTATGGCAGAAAAAGGAATACGCTATTTATTCATGGGGCTACTACCAGTAGAATGATAAAGACATTGCATGAAGGGGTAGAAATGAGTTTGGCAGTAACTCATTTAGATGGTATTGTTTTGGCGAGATCTGCTTTTCATCATTCCGCTAATTACCGTTCTGTCGTGGTGTTTGGAAGAGCGGTGCCTGTAGCTGATGAGGATAAGGAAGAAGCCTTATTTATAATTTCAGAACAGGTGATGCCTGGCAGATGGGAAGAAGTGAGAAAGCCGAATGCTAAGGAGTTAAAAGCTACTTCTGTTCTCGCTGTAGATATAGAGCAGGCATCAGTAAAGATAAGGCAAGGAGGTCCTGTTGATGATAAGGAAGATTATGAGTTAGACGTATGGGCCGGATTGGTGCCTTTAACCTTAAAAAAATCAGAGCCTATAGGAGATGATTTTAGTCATAATATGAAAGTTTCTGGCTCCATAAGGAATTATTTACAGAATGGTTTTGTATAA
- a CDS encoding fatty acid desaturase family protein has translation MKIKFNGRKSPAFYAEVRKEVDAYFKDNNIGKHANGEMIMKSVFFLGSLVLVYFMILFGGFNMWVNLLLAILIGMIQAFIGFNVSHDAIHGAYSSKRSVNQVLSMSFNLIGANAYVWKITHNQVHHTYTNIPGHDEDLDVAPGLVRLSPMEKMKPMMRYQHLYAFFLYGLASLSWVFRKDYMKFFKKEIGCTDNTNHPRKEYFNLFFYKILYYTLFIVVPLLVMDITWWQFIIGFFMMHWAEGLVLGLVFQLAHVVEGTDFPEPGEEGQVDESWAIHQMMTTADFSRDSWTAKFFCGGLNFQVEHHLFPNICHVHYPEISKIVERVAKKHNVPFHENKTFKGALNSHYKMLKKFGREEFHAPVPAAV, from the coding sequence ATGAAAATTAAATTCAATGGCAGGAAGAGCCCTGCTTTTTATGCAGAAGTAAGAAAGGAAGTAGATGCTTATTTTAAAGACAATAATATAGGCAAACATGCTAACGGAGAAATGATAATGAAATCCGTGTTTTTTCTGGGCTCCCTGGTTTTAGTATATTTTATGATATTATTCGGAGGGTTTAATATGTGGGTAAATTTATTACTCGCAATTCTCATAGGTATGATCCAGGCTTTCATTGGTTTTAATGTAAGTCATGATGCTATTCATGGGGCATATTCTTCTAAAAGGAGTGTTAATCAGGTTTTGAGTATGAGTTTTAACCTAATAGGGGCAAACGCCTATGTTTGGAAAATAACTCATAATCAGGTGCATCATACCTATACTAATATACCTGGGCATGATGAGGATTTGGATGTAGCTCCTGGTTTGGTGAGGCTTTCTCCTATGGAAAAAATGAAGCCAATGATGAGATATCAGCATTTATATGCTTTCTTTTTATATGGATTGGCTTCTCTGTCTTGGGTGTTTCGTAAGGATTATATGAAATTCTTTAAAAAGGAAATAGGTTGTACGGATAATACCAATCATCCACGTAAAGAGTATTTTAACTTATTCTTTTACAAAATTCTCTATTATACTCTTTTTATAGTAGTGCCTTTATTAGTTATGGATATTACGTGGTGGCAGTTTATCATAGGCTTTTTTATGATGCACTGGGCCGAAGGTCTTGTTTTAGGATTGGTCTTTCAGCTGGCGCACGTGGTAGAAGGTACTGACTTTCCTGAACCTGGAGAAGAAGGTCAGGTAGATGAGAGCTGGGCTATCCATCAAATGATGACAACAGCAGACTTTTCAAGAGATAGCTGGACAGCCAAATTCTTTTGTGGAGGTTTGAATTTTCAGGTAGAACATCATTTGTTTCCTAATATTTGTCATGTACACTATCCTGAAATTTCTAAGATAGTGGAGCGAGTAGCTAAGAAACATAATGTTCCTTTTCATGAAAATAAAACCTTTAAAGGAGCATTAAACTCACACTATAAAATGCTTAAGAAATTTGGTAGAGAAGAGTTTCACGCCCCTGTACCAGCAGCAGTATAA
- a CDS encoding ribose-phosphate diphosphokinase has product MKKILFHTTDYDYLAQQVLLSNKLEAGEVEVRKFSDGERYQRILTEVEDRNIILLGGTINDEATLEIYDLASTIVSLGANSLRLVVPYFGYSTMERRVREGEVVAAKTRAKLLSNIPNSYKGNRIFLFDLHTEGIPHYFESNIRAVHIYCKSIVHDAAREYGGDNFVMASTDAGRAKWVESLANDLGVNAAFVLKRRLEGDQTEISAVNADVHGKTVIIYDDMIRSGGSIVNAAKVYHEAGAEKIYVITTHGLFIKNGFERLKNCGLIEKVITCDTHPNVMKIEDDFLEVRSVSDLVNEIAMH; this is encoded by the coding sequence ATGAAAAAAATATTATTCCACACTACTGACTATGACTATTTAGCTCAGCAGGTTCTATTATCTAATAAGCTTGAAGCAGGAGAGGTGGAGGTGAGAAAGTTTTCTGACGGCGAGCGCTATCAGAGGATTCTCACAGAAGTGGAAGATAGGAATATCATACTATTAGGAGGTACTATTAATGATGAAGCCACCCTGGAGATTTATGATCTGGCTTCTACCATCGTGAGTTTAGGAGCGAATTCATTACGTTTGGTGGTTCCATATTTTGGTTACTCTACCATGGAGAGAAGGGTGAGAGAGGGAGAAGTAGTAGCCGCTAAAACCAGAGCCAAACTGTTAAGTAACATTCCTAACAGCTATAAGGGAAACCGTATATTTCTGTTTGATTTACATACAGAAGGAATACCACACTATTTTGAAAGTAACATCAGGGCAGTACATATTTATTGCAAATCTATTGTGCATGATGCAGCCAGGGAATACGGAGGAGATAACTTTGTTATGGCTAGTACTGATGCCGGTAGGGCAAAATGGGTGGAGTCTTTAGCCAATGATCTGGGCGTAAATGCAGCTTTTGTTTTGAAAAGAAGATTGGAGGGAGATCAGACAGAGATTAGTGCTGTTAATGCAGATGTTCATGGTAAAACGGTAATTATCTATGATGATATGATCCGATCAGGAGGTAGCATTGTCAATGCTGCGAAGGTATACCATGAGGCTGGTGCTGAAAAAATTTATGTGATAACCACTCACGGTTTGTTTATTAAGAATGGTTTTGAGAGGTTGAAAAACTGTGGGCTTATAGAAAAAGTGATCACGTGTGATACTCACCCTAATGTAATGAAAATAGAAGATGATTTTCTGGAAGTGAGGAGCGTATCTGATTTAGTAAATGAGATAGCGATGCACTAA
- a CDS encoding family 43 glycosylhydrolase — MKIRRSNMGMLFILFIIMASCTSKEKESSVPEKQTKTTEFDTYCNPVDIDYSYMSHYAYRGVSYRSGADPAVINYKGKYYMFVTRSHGYWVSDDMSNWKFIKPQSWYFNGSNAPAAAVLNDEIIVLGDPSGHGAVIKTNNPELGNWQTTYSVIPISIQDPDLFVDDDGKVYLYEESSNLYPLRVVELDPNNHFVPKGEQQDLFKLHPDEHGWERFGQDHKSDIDPYLEGPWMSKHNGKYYLEYSAPGTQWNVYADGVYTSDNPLGPFEYAPYNPISYKPGGFLTGAGHGSTVKDNQGHYWHFASMPISVNYKFERRIGMFPAGFEGEQMYVNTAYGDYPHYLPHVELEDNKNRFTGWMLLTYKKPATSNSTISGVERKVVDESDTGFMLEQEEPDYSAAMVTDENIRTYWVAANSSDSLYLQVDLEKEMTVNAVQLNFQDFNSNIFGRPDTLKYQFTIDYSTDGKNWSTMIDYSKNERDQPHAYIELEEPVEARYVRYNNIHIPHQYLAISDFRVFGKGHEAVPVTPANFKANRQEDRRNTDLTWEPSDSAIGYVVYWGISKDRLNNSVMIYEKNAYELRALNIDQKYYYQVEAFSENGVSEKSPILETE; from the coding sequence ATGAAAATAAGGCGTAGCAATATGGGCATGCTGTTCATTTTATTCATAATAATGGCCAGCTGCACATCTAAAGAAAAGGAGTCATCTGTACCCGAAAAACAAACCAAAACTACTGAGTTTGACACGTATTGTAATCCTGTAGACATAGATTACAGCTACATGTCTCACTATGCATATAGAGGCGTTTCTTACCGATCAGGAGCTGACCCGGCGGTGATTAATTACAAAGGAAAGTATTATATGTTTGTGACCCGTTCTCATGGTTATTGGGTATCTGATGACATGAGCAATTGGAAGTTTATAAAACCACAAAGCTGGTATTTTAATGGTAGCAACGCTCCGGCCGCTGCCGTTCTTAATGATGAAATTATTGTATTGGGAGACCCTTCAGGCCATGGAGCCGTTATTAAAACCAACAACCCTGAATTAGGCAACTGGCAAACTACATACAGTGTAATTCCTATTTCAATTCAAGATCCTGACTTGTTTGTAGATGATGATGGCAAAGTGTATTTATACGAAGAATCATCTAACCTTTATCCTTTAAGAGTGGTAGAGTTAGATCCAAATAACCATTTTGTACCTAAAGGAGAGCAACAAGATCTTTTTAAACTTCACCCTGATGAGCACGGCTGGGAGCGCTTTGGACAGGATCATAAATCAGACATAGATCCTTATCTTGAAGGCCCGTGGATGAGCAAGCACAACGGAAAATATTATCTGGAATACAGTGCCCCTGGCACCCAGTGGAACGTTTACGCTGATGGTGTTTATACTAGTGATAATCCGCTAGGACCATTTGAATATGCTCCATATAACCCTATTTCATACAAACCAGGAGGCTTCCTTACCGGCGCTGGTCATGGTAGCACCGTTAAAGATAATCAAGGTCATTACTGGCACTTCGCCAGCATGCCCATTTCTGTAAACTATAAGTTTGAAAGAAGAATAGGTATGTTCCCAGCAGGTTTTGAAGGCGAACAAATGTATGTAAACACTGCCTATGGAGATTACCCTCATTACCTACCCCATGTAGAGTTAGAGGACAACAAAAATCGTTTTACAGGCTGGATGTTATTGACTTATAAAAAGCCTGCCACTAGCAACTCTACCATAAGCGGAGTAGAACGCAAAGTGGTAGATGAGAGTGACACCGGCTTTATGCTTGAGCAAGAAGAGCCTGATTACTCTGCTGCTATGGTTACAGATGAAAACATACGTACTTACTGGGTAGCCGCCAATAGCAGTGACTCGCTCTACCTTCAGGTAGATTTAGAAAAAGAGATGACGGTCAACGCTGTACAGCTGAACTTTCAGGATTTCAACTCTAACATTTTCGGAAGGCCTGATACTTTGAAATATCAATTTACCATTGACTACTCTACTGATGGCAAAAACTGGAGTACCATGATTGACTATAGCAAAAATGAAAGAGATCAGCCCCATGCTTATATAGAGCTAGAAGAGCCCGTAGAAGCTCGTTATGTTCGTTATAACAATATACATATTCCTCATCAGTACCTAGCCATATCAGACTTCAGAGTGTTTGGAAAGGGCCATGAGGCTGTACCTGTTACTCCCGCAAATTTCAAAGCTAACAGACAGGAAGATAGAAGAAATACCGATTTAACCTGGGAGCCTTCTGACTCAGCCATAGGCTATGTGGTGTACTGGGGAATAAGCAAAGACAGATTAAATAACTCTGTAATGATTTATGAAAAAAATGCCTATGAACTAAGAGCGTTAAACATAGATCAAAAATATTATTATCAGGTAGAAGCCTTTAGTGAAAACGGCGTATCTGAGAAAAGCCCAATTTTAGAAACTGAATAA
- a CDS encoding mechanosensitive ion channel family protein: MEYLEQAKTFLATRGVELGLMIIKAAVILIIGLQVVKFLSRTFYKFMDSRNFDASLKPFLKSLFHNILLILLILSVLATLGIEMTSFVAIIGAAGLAVGLALQGTLQNFAGGVIILTLKPFRVGDYIDGGSVAGTVKEIQIFHTILATPDNVRITVPNGQLSNNSIKNYSANDTRRVDLVFGIGYDDDIKKAKEILQNMVKSDERVLEDPAPSVTVASLGDSSVNFNVRPWVNRADYWDVYWDFQENVKLEFDKNGISIPFPQRDVHIYNEK; this comes from the coding sequence ATGGAATACCTAGAGCAGGCCAAAACCTTTCTCGCTACTAGAGGGGTAGAGCTAGGCCTAATGATTATCAAAGCTGCTGTAATCCTCATAATAGGATTGCAGGTAGTAAAATTCTTATCCAGAACTTTTTACAAGTTTATGGACAGCCGAAATTTTGACGCATCTCTGAAGCCTTTTCTCAAAAGTCTTTTTCATAACATACTCTTAATATTATTGATATTAAGCGTATTGGCCACTTTAGGTATAGAGATGACCTCATTTGTAGCAATTATTGGTGCTGCAGGTTTGGCTGTAGGCTTAGCGTTGCAAGGCACTCTACAAAATTTTGCTGGCGGTGTTATCATTCTTACCCTAAAACCTTTTAGAGTAGGTGATTATATTGATGGAGGAAGTGTAGCCGGTACGGTGAAAGAAATTCAGATTTTCCATACCATACTCGCTACCCCTGATAACGTAAGAATCACCGTTCCTAACGGGCAATTATCTAACAATTCTATCAAAAATTACTCAGCCAATGATACCCGAAGAGTGGATTTGGTTTTCGGTATAGGCTATGATGACGATATTAAAAAGGCCAAAGAGATACTTCAAAACATGGTAAAGTCAGATGAGCGAGTATTGGAAGATCCTGCTCCTTCTGTAACAGTAGCCAGCCTGGGAGATAGCTCTGTAAACTTCAATGTGAGACCCTGGGTAAACCGTGCCGATTATTGGGATGTCTACTGGGACTTTCAGGAAAATGTAAAGTTAGAATTTGACAAAAACGGAATCTCTATTCCATTCCCTCAGCGCGATGTTCACATCTACAACGAAAAGTGA
- the murA gene encoding UDP-N-acetylglucosamine 1-carboxyvinyltransferase, translating into MSSFKIQGGNTLKGEIIPQGAKNEALQIIAATLLTEEPVTLHKIPNIRDVNKLIELVGDLGASVEKLDSESYRITAKNLNVDFLESDQYKNKAASLRGSIMILGPLLARYGKAKIPKPGGDKIGRRRLDTHFLGFIKLGAKFNYSSKDSFYTIDASNLHGAYMLLDEASVTGTANVLMAAVLAKGKTTIYNAACEPYIQQLCKMLNRMGAKIQGIGSNLLTIEGVDQLGGTEHTLLPDMIEIGSFIGLAAMTQSEITIKNAGVEHLGLIPDVFKRLGVNMIIKDDDIIIPEQKRYEIDTFIDGSIMTVADAPWPGFTPDLLSIVLVTAIQAKGTVLVHQKMFESRLFFVDKLIDMGAQIILCDPHRATVIGLDRKQPLRGIKMSSPDIRAGVSLLIAALSAEGESVISNVEQIDRGYQNIDERLNLLGADIQRIEQL; encoded by the coding sequence ATGAGTTCTTTCAAGATTCAGGGAGGCAACACCCTCAAAGGAGAAATAATACCACAGGGAGCCAAAAACGAAGCTCTCCAAATTATAGCGGCCACTCTACTTACAGAGGAACCCGTTACTTTACACAAGATCCCTAACATCAGGGATGTAAACAAACTTATAGAGCTGGTAGGCGATTTAGGTGCCAGCGTAGAAAAGCTGGATTCCGAATCATACCGAATTACAGCTAAAAATTTAAATGTAGATTTTCTAGAGTCAGATCAATATAAAAACAAAGCCGCTTCTTTAAGAGGATCTATCATGATCCTGGGACCTCTTTTGGCTCGCTATGGCAAAGCCAAAATACCTAAGCCCGGAGGTGATAAAATAGGCAGAAGAAGATTAGATACTCACTTTCTAGGCTTTATAAAGCTGGGAGCTAAGTTTAACTACTCTTCTAAAGACAGTTTTTATACTATCGATGCTTCTAACCTGCATGGAGCTTACATGCTCTTAGATGAGGCCTCAGTAACCGGAACAGCTAACGTACTTATGGCAGCTGTACTGGCTAAAGGCAAAACTACTATTTATAATGCTGCCTGCGAGCCTTACATACAACAGCTATGTAAAATGCTCAATCGTATGGGAGCTAAAATTCAGGGAATAGGCTCAAACCTACTGACCATTGAGGGGGTGGATCAACTAGGTGGTACTGAGCATACCTTACTTCCTGATATGATTGAAATAGGCAGTTTTATTGGCCTGGCTGCTATGACACAATCAGAAATTACCATTAAAAATGCCGGCGTAGAGCACTTAGGACTTATACCTGATGTGTTTAAAAGGTTGGGAGTTAATATGATCATTAAAGATGATGACATTATAATTCCGGAACAAAAGCGCTACGAGATAGATACTTTTATTGATGGTTCTATCATGACTGTAGCTGATGCACCATGGCCAGGCTTTACTCCTGACCTACTCAGCATTGTGTTAGTAACAGCCATACAGGCAAAAGGCACCGTGCTGGTACATCAAAAGATGTTTGAAAGTCGTTTATTCTTTGTAGATAAGCTAATAGACATGGGAGCACAGATTATTTTGTGTGATCCTCACAGAGCTACTGTTATAGGCTTGGACAGAAAACAGCCTTTACGTGGCATTAAAATGTCATCACCTGATATAAGAGCCGGAGTATCATTACTTATTGCCGCTTTATCAGCTGAAGGTGAAAGTGTAATATCAAATGTAGAGCAGATAGATAGAGGATATCAAAATATAGATGAGAGATTAAATTTATTAGGGGCTGATATTCAAAGGATTGAACAACTCTGA